The Lysobacter gummosus sequence CGCTGGGCGACGAGGGCACCGTCGGCCTGATCAGTTATATGCGTACCGACTCGGTGAGTCTGTCGCAGGAAGCCATCGCCGAAATCCGCGACGTGATCGCGCGCGACTTCGGCACCAAGGCGCTGCCCGACAAGCCCAACACCTATCAGACCAAGTCGAAGAACGCGCAGGAAGCGCACGAAGCGATCCGCCCGACCGCGGCGCTGCGCACGCCGGCGCAGGTCGCGCGTTTTCTCGACGACGACGGCCGCCGCTTGTACGAACTGATCTGGAAGCGCGCCGTCGCTTCGCAGATGGTGCCGGCCACGCTCAACACCGTCAGCGTCGATCTCGCCGCCGGCGCCGAGCACAGCTTCCGCGCTTCGGGCACGACCGTGATCGATCCGGGCTTCCTCGCCGTGTACGAGGAAGGCAAGGACGCCAAGGCCGCCGAGGACGAAGACGAAGGCCGCAAGCTGCCGCTGATGAAAGTCGGCGACCGCATCCCGCTCGACCAGATTCACGCCGACCAGCACTTCACCGAGCCGCCGCCGCGCTTCTCCGAAGCCTCTCTGGTCAAGACGCTCGAGGAATACGGCATCGGCCGTCCCTCGACCTACGCCTCGATCATCCAGACGCTGCTGTTCCGCAAATACGTCGAGCTCGACAGCCGCCGCTTCCGCCCGACCGACGTCGGCCGCGCGGTGTCGAAGTTCCTGTCCGGGCATTTCACCCAGTACGTCGACTACGACTTCACCGCCAAGCTCGAAGACGAGCTCGATGCGGTGTCGCGCGGCGAAGAAGAATGGGTGCCGCTGATGGAGCGGTTCTGGGGACCGTTCAAGCAACTGGTCGAAGAGAAAAAGGAATCGGTCGATCGCAGCGAAGCCACCGGCGCGCGCGAGTTGGGCACCGATCCCAAGAGCGGCAAGCCGGTCAGCGTGCGCCTGGGCCGTTACGGGCCGTATGCGCAGATCGGCACCGCCGAGGACGAGGACAAGCCGACCTTCGCGTCCCTGCGCCCCGGCCAGAGCATGCACACGATTTCGCTCGAGGAATCGCTGGAGCTGTTCAAGCTGCCGCGCAAGCTGGGCCTGGACAAGGACGAGGAAGTCAGCGTCGGCGTTGGCCGTTTCGGCCCGTTCGCCAAGCGCGGCAGCGTCTACGCCTCGCTGAAGAAAGAAGACGATCCGTACACCATCGACCTGGCGCGCGCGGTATTCCTGATCGAGGAAAAGGAAGAAATCGCGCGCAACCGGATCATCAAGGAATTCGAAGGCAGCGACATCCAGGTGCTCAACGGCCGCTTCGGCCCCTACATCAGCGACGGCAAGCTCAACGGCCGCATTCCGAAGGATCGCGAACCCGCTTCGCTGACCCTGGAAGAAGTGATCAAGCTGATGGAAGACACCGGCAAGCCGATGCGCGGGCGTTTCGGCAAGAAGACCGCGGCGAAGAAAGAACCGGCCAAGAAGGCGGCGAAGAAGGTCGCGAAGAAAACCGACGATGGTCAAGCGCCGGCCAAGAAGGCGGTGGTGAAGAAAGCCGCGGCGAAGAAGGCGCCGGCGAAGAAAGCCGCGAAGAAGGTCGCGAAGAAAACCGCGAGCAAGAAAGCGGTGAAGAAGGTCGTCAAGAAAGTCGCGGCGAAGTAATCGCCGCGATATCGCGCATCAATCGCCACTGCGGTCGGGCGATGCGGCTGATGAAACGGGCGCCGATTTGGCGCCCGTTTCATTTGGGGACTCGTCGCCTCGCCGGTCGGGCCTGAAGGCCCGACGCGCTGCAACAAACGCCAGCGACACCCTGTCGCAGCCGCGCCTCCAAGCCGTGACGCAGCTTCCGTTTCCGGCATCCCATCGACGACAACGCATCGATCCATGCGCCGCAGGCGACCGGTCGCACAGATTCGGCCGGCCGCCGCCACTAGGATCGGCCGCGAATAAGGGCAGGCCCGACGGGCCATAGCCCGTCGAGACGCGATCTCAATCGCGCGCGCGGTCGCCATCACGAAACCTGCTGGGGGGTGTTGTTCACCTATCCCATCGACAGGAGTCGTCATGAACCGCGTCCAACGTTTTTCCCTGCTCAGCGCCGCCGTCGCCGTGTGCGCGTCCGCCTTGCCCGTGTCGTCCGCATTCGCGCACGGCACCTTCGTCAATCCGCAGAGCCGCATCTACAAGTGTTACCTGGGCAACAAGGAAAACCCGACCGATCCGGCCTGCCGCGCCGCATGGGCGGTCGCCGGCTCGCAGTTGTTCTACGACTGGAACGGCATCAACCAGGCCAATGCCAACAGCAACCATCGCGCCGTGGTGCCCGACGGTACGCTGTGCGGCGGCAACAACTCGACCTTCCGCGGCCTGAACGTGGTGCGCAGCGACTGGCAGACCAGCAACGTGCGCTCGGGTTCGAGCTACACCTTCACCTTCTACGCCACCGCGCCGCACGCGACCAAGGACTGGACGTTCTACGTGACGTCGCAAGGCTGGAACCCCAATAGCACGCTGCGCTGGGGCGACCTGCAGCAGTTCTGCAAGACCGGCTCGGTGCCGCTGTCGGCCGGCAACAACTACCACATCACCTGCACCCTGCCGGCGCGCACCGGCCGCCACGTGATCTACAACACCTGGCAGCGTTCGGATTCCACCGAGGCGTTCTACACCTGCATGGACGTCAATTTCACCAACTCGCTCGCCGATGCGAAATCGCCGTGGCGCGAGTCGGGCAACTTGAACGTCGTCAACGACTATCCGGCGGGCACCTCGGTAACGCTGCGCGTGTTCAACGCCGACGGCAGCGATGCGGAGAAGATCGAAACCGTGCTCGGCGCGGGTGAAACCTCGGTGGTGGATTGGCCGCGCAAGGTCGCCGAACAAGTCAACGCACGCGCCCGCTTCGCCCGCATCGGCGAGCAGCGCGGCGGTCAGGTGCAGGCGAAGGACGGGGCGAACAATCGCGTCTATCTGAGCGGCAACCGCTCCTACGCCTTCGATGTGCGGCTGCCGGAATCGGCCAAGCCGTTCGCCGATGAGCATGCTCATC is a genomic window containing:
- a CDS encoding DNA topoisomerase I, producing the protein MAKNLLIVESPAKAKTINKYLGKDFTVLASYGHVRDLVPKEGAVDPDNHFAMDYAVIEKNEKHVDAIAKAAKSADNLFLATDPDREGEAISWHIGEILRERGLLEGKPLQRVVFTEITPRAIKEAMSHPREIASDLVDAQQARRALDYLVGFNLSPVLWRKVQRGLSAGRVQSPALRMIVEREEEIEAFVAREYWSIEAECAHPQQAFTAKLNKFDGKKFEQFTITDGTTAEDARKRIVAAANGALHVTDVTSKERKRRPAAPFTTSTLQQEASRKLGFTTSRTMRVAQKLYEGMALGDEGTVGLISYMRTDSVSLSQEAIAEIRDVIARDFGTKALPDKPNTYQTKSKNAQEAHEAIRPTAALRTPAQVARFLDDDGRRLYELIWKRAVASQMVPATLNTVSVDLAAGAEHSFRASGTTVIDPGFLAVYEEGKDAKAAEDEDEGRKLPLMKVGDRIPLDQIHADQHFTEPPPRFSEASLVKTLEEYGIGRPSTYASIIQTLLFRKYVELDSRRFRPTDVGRAVSKFLSGHFTQYVDYDFTAKLEDELDAVSRGEEEWVPLMERFWGPFKQLVEEKKESVDRSEATGARELGTDPKSGKPVSVRLGRYGPYAQIGTAEDEDKPTFASLRPGQSMHTISLEESLELFKLPRKLGLDKDEEVSVGVGRFGPFAKRGSVYASLKKEDDPYTIDLARAVFLIEEKEEIARNRIIKEFEGSDIQVLNGRFGPYISDGKLNGRIPKDREPASLTLEEVIKLMEDTGKPMRGRFGKKTAAKKEPAKKAAKKVAKKTDDGQAPAKKAVVKKAAAKKAPAKKAAKKVAKKTASKKAVKKVVKKVAAK
- a CDS encoding lytic polysaccharide monooxygenase; protein product: MNRVQRFSLLSAAVAVCASALPVSSAFAHGTFVNPQSRIYKCYLGNKENPTDPACRAAWAVAGSQLFYDWNGINQANANSNHRAVVPDGTLCGGNNSTFRGLNVVRSDWQTSNVRSGSSYTFTFYATAPHATKDWTFYVTSQGWNPNSTLRWGDLQQFCKTGSVPLSAGNNYHITCTLPARTGRHVIYNTWQRSDSTEAFYTCMDVNFTNSLADAKSPWRESGNLNVVNDYPAGTSVTLRVFNADGSDAEKIETVLGAGETSVVDWPRKVAEQVNARARFARIGEQRGGQVQAKDGANNRVYLSGNRSYAFDVRLPESAKPFADEHAHHDH